The window aatactagtagtaaaatagaaactcgcagaaaattaaataatatcgAATCGAATTTATTTCCCACTCCCTGATCGATCATCACAGATATTTCATGTCTCTGGCATGCTagcataaaatatcaaaattcaaaccatAAAATATTCGAGATGGCAGAATGTACAGCTATAAATTCAATGAACCACGTATacatgattatttatattaatatactacGCTTTTCCATTTATATAACTCATGAAAGTCAataattctaattaaaataatcaacactTTAAACTCTAAAGTTAAGCCCAATTATCATCGCTTAAATTGTCACAAAAATGACATAATAACTTCCAACAGCTTATAATATCGCCGCACAATTCACGTCAACTTTCTATAcaaattttcccttttcccatttaattttgttacatagtactactaattaagttATCATAATTAACCTAATTAATGACGTGGCAATAAACTACAAACCCTAAAACACCCCGAAAGGCGAGGCCGGCCGACGCGCGGCCACCGGCGCCGTCTTCTGCCTCCGCATCCCCGCCACGGACGGCGGGGTGACCGTCCGTATCAGCGCGAAGTTCAGCCCCCGGAAGAATGGGTGCGTCTTCACGTCGGCCGCCCCGCGCTTCGACCCGAGGCGCCGGGCCGGGTCCTTCGCTAGCAAACCGGATATGAGATCCCGCGCGTGGGACTCACTCTGAGAACACGGCGCGTCGGACGGGAACGAGAGGGGGTTTTTTAGGATGCTACGCAGCGTGGATTCGTTGTTTGCACCGGCGAATGGGGTGCGGCCGTAGATCATCTCGTAGATGAAGATTCCGAGGGCCCACCAGTCCACGGCGTTGCCGTGGGACCTACCGGACGCCACCTCAGGCGCCACGTACTCGTGCGTCCCCACGAAGGAGCAGGACCGGGCCGAGACCGGTTCGGCCACGAAGAGCCGGTTCGCGGCGAGCGTTTGGATTTTTCTCGACCGGAAGAACCGGTCGGAGATGCACGAGAACGGCGTGAAGGCGCGGGGAGCCGCCGCGCGCGGCGAGGAGAGAGAGTCCGGCGAGAAGTCCGGCGATTCGACGGCGGGAGTCGCGTCGGAGCAGAGGCTGAGATCGAAATCGGTTAGCATAATGTGGCCGTCGGATCTAACCAACACATTTTCCGGCTTCAAATCTCTGTAGATTATCCCCAGCATATGAAGATATTCCAACGCTACGAGAACCTCCGCTGCGTAAAACctgcaaaaattttcaattggaATGATTAGCAATTCGATTTCAGATTGCTTGTTGGAGAAGATAGACAGAGTTCTGGTAGATTAGGATCGGATTtcagaaattgaagaaaattgaaaaatccaGATATGGAAATTTGCggctaaaattgaaattgaaaggagagagagagagagagagagattcaCCTAGCTGAGCTAAGAGAGAAGCGTTTATTCGGCTGTTTATGCCTCAGAGAATGCAAATCGCCGCCGGCGCAATACTCCATCACAACGCAGGAGAAATGCGAAGCTTCAAATTCCGCAAACAGCGTCGGCAGAAACGGATGATCCAGCATCCGCATGATTTTCCGCTCCGTCTCCGCCCTCTgcgtcttcttcttcaccttCAACACGTCATTATCCACCACCTTCATCGCGTACAGCCGCCCCTCCTCCGCGCCGCCGCGGAGGCGGCACAGGTAAACCCTCCCTATATCCCCGCTGCCGATCTGCCGCACGAAGCTGAAGTCGCGGAAGCTCAGATTCGGCTTCAGCCGGATCGCCAGGAACGAGGAGTCCGACGACCGGTGCGGCCGCAGCGCCGCCTGCTGCTCCGGCGAGCTCGACGGCATCTCGAACGAGAGGCGGCTGAAGCTCGCGCAGTGGCTGATCGTCGTGGTGTCGCTGCTGCTCATCGAATACGCCCCCTCGCAGTCGTCGATCAACATCTTATAATCCTCGATTTCATCaacaatttcaatttgatCCTTTTGTGGAAGAGTGGGGAGGGGAATATTTGGGGATGGAGGAACATGCGCGAAGTCAAAATTTAGGCAGAAAAGAGTGAGACAAAGGATGGAGGAGAGGAAGGAGGAATTAATGGAGGCAGGCTTTATTGGTGTGGATATTAAATTGAGAGGGGAATAGGGTTTCCGTACAGTGGAGAAGAGAGGGTAAGCTGCGATGCTAGTGGTAGAGGTAGCTTCTGCTTCGAGCTGGTTTATATggttttagagagagaagagagagggtGGGGAAGGAGGgaggaaattgaaaattttggtcGTTGGGGATTATTTAAGCTGTGTAGTACGGAGCCTATGGCGGTAAATTAATCACTAGGCGGAGTAATTTCGATTTCTAGGAAAATAAACCGGGACTTCTAACGTGGAATGGATTAAAATGGTTAtctgaatttgaaataaaaatattactacctccgttcactaaaatttgtctcatttttccatttttgtctgTCCCTCAAAATCtgttccatttcatttttaccattttttttatagtggacctcatattccaccaactcattcctactcacattttattactataaaattaatactccctctgttccatagtagtagagttatcattttggtacgctccatagtagtagagttatttcctttattgataaaagtcaacacatttcttcccacctactttattctctctacatctctctacctttttcatttcctactttatttttcatttacttaactcacctaacacaacttttttcttaatttccgtgccgaaaagaaatacatccactactatggaacggaggaagtatataaaaataggacccacaatctactaaccttttcaactcacttttgttacattttttaaaactcgtatcgaattaaagtgggacaaattttgatggacggaggtagtaataataaagtcaaaacaaaacaaacggtttcacatttttatctttgttACGATTCATGCACAGATGAACCATTCACAAAttacaagaaaaattattattcttaaGACATCCAGAATTCATATTTTCTCCATTCAATTATAAGCGAGACGTTTTTTTCttcacgagatttaagaaaatgatagttaaaaagttaattaagtGAGAAAATAACTCATGTTTGGTGGGacgtttaaaaaaatatgaatcttATGATAGAATGGataaagtactactccctccgtccacgattaattgacatcaaatttttttttgtatgtcCGCAATTAACTGACATCCTTATTTACTACTTTTGTAATGaacctcacattccattaactttttatgttcacatattattataaaactaatattatataaaagtatagGACTTGCATTTCATTAACACTACAAAAACCTTGGAGTATCTTTTAAAGACATAAAAATTGACACGTAATTGTTTGCGTTGGAacgttttaaaaaataacaacaatttaggaCGTAAAATAAAAACGTCCTTAAATTAAGGATGATTTGACCtaatcttttgattttttataggATGCTTCATTTGCGTCCTTTGAAGAGTTTGtggtatatttagaaacacaaattagtGTTCTTAATTGCATATTAAATGtccttaatgaattttttgttgtagtataattttttttaagtcattttccattatattttcttaaaacgTAGTACAAGGTAAAAAGGGCTCAGTTAATCGTGGACAGAGATATacatatagtatttttttattgtccaTAGATGAGTTTTACTCCTTTATAgtaccatttttttcttatgatCACTTTTTTAGCAATCCTCCATCTAATCCCTTAGACTACCTATAAATCGGGAAAAAAAACTTTTgctattaattcaatttatttactaattactTTATCATTATGTTTACACATAAAGAATATGCAACATCAATGATTATAggaattataataaaatatctgGTTAATGAAGACAATGTCATTAGCAAGTTCTTTGTATTGcaagaaaattataagaaatgatgtttataaaaagaaaactataaTTGCACTCTTTGTGAATGTTAATAACGTAAGTGTAATACACTTTGTGAATCGATAGAGTGATATTTTATGTGGGTTATGAATACTAAAGTAAATATGAGCAATAGTAATACTACTAGTTAAAGATTTGAATAAAACATTACCATCGAGCTAATTGCTTTAAAGAATCTAAGGATAAATTCAAGGGGTGTGACTGAGTGACAAGAAACTTGTCCATTTTTCAGGTCAGGGGATCGATCTTTGTTTTTGGGGATGTAGCAGCTTTAAATTTTTGGGTCAGTTGTCCCACCCTATTTGAGGTGCTTACAAAACAGTGGGGGAAATAGTTATTGAGTCTGCCGGTGGATACCCttaataattactaaaaaaaaggaatctaaggagaaaaaatttgCGACCCAGCCGGCATAGAGCATAGTCAAGGCTAAACAGGAATGGCCGAAATTTTCAAGCTCGACGCCAAGCCAAGGTTGGGTCTTGACCGGCGTCAACCTAAATTTTATTGCTTAAGTTGTTTAACATGactatgtttaattttattttattttattttataaactatATAACTCAAGATTGATTTATTGCACCATATTAGATTTCGTACAATTATGAGTGAcaaatgtatataattttctCAAACAGAACTTGCCTTTATTTCAACCCAATTTAACCTCTCATTTAAAGTAAACTGATGAATGATGATTGATGTATGCAATGCTCTTTTACTTTTAGAAATTCACTTTTAAGGATCAAATTATGATTAGGGGTGTATTTGTAATTAGGGATTCGtctttattaataatactagtatgatAAAAGATTCACATTTCTCAATTCATTAAGACAATTTTGGGACTTATGCTCTATTGATAAGATCGTACCAATATGCTTATGGGCATGTGCCCACACACATGTAGTGTCTTATTGAATAATTACACATAATTCAACTTTTAATGAgtaattttagttaaaaacGTAAAATAGTCAAACTTCAAGGTAAACAATTTCGTCTAGATGTTCCCACCCTgccaaattttcaaatttagttattttttcattatagcattaattatctcatttcattatatgaatatattggtgtaagttttatttaatgttaTAAATAGTTTACACTTTCCATTAACTAATTTCATCCACGTAtcagtataaaatttattttaaaaaataaaactcgtGATATATTAGCGCTTCCACTGGTATTACTTATATTTCTCAAAATTGTCTATcatgaaatatgaatatatgataattaatgATGTAGGACTAGTGTTTTCATTATTGCAAAAAATCATGTAGGACTAGTGTTTTCATTATTCGGATATCTTtacttatttcaatttaaaccaaattaactaaatttaaatagcatttgtgattatttttatgatttaattattagaaAGTGAGTTTTTAGATAATTAAGCAATTGGttgttatgattaattatttacttataatttgCAAAACTTAAATTTTCGTAATGAATTTactacaattaatattattatattctatatttatggagtagtaatattGTTAAAATGATCCCattaaaatgcaaattcaGAATATTACACCTAGTTTTTAGCTGTCACGTGAGTCTCTGTACCACACGTGCAGAGGCCTTCTTGTTTTCGCGAGTGGTGACGTAAGCCACGGCACGTGCTGGAAGAGTATCGAGAGGCGGCACGTGtcaaaggagaaaaaaaaaaggatttaTTGCTTTTTTTAACTCATTGCCTCGTCCAGACAGAATGTACAGTACGCGTGATTTGGACTTGGTCTCTGAAATTAACCTTTTGATGCGAAATGACGTGACTGCCCCCTGATGATTTAGCGGTTGGAATTGAGGCTGCGTCAGTTTGGCGGTActgtttttgtaattttgcaGGGGCCGATAGGGACCTCAAAGTAAGGGCCATATCCGCAGAGGAAAAGTTGGGGCAGATTTTGCAGACGCAATAAAATTTGCAAATTGactctcttcatttatttcactatttttacCATCatataattacaattttactTTCTCCCATTTCTTGGATTAATCAAAAGGTTTGAATAAGTTGTTGCATCGTTTGTATTTTAGTATTTGAGAACATATAATTCAaacaacttttattttttttcatttttattaaaaaccGAAAACACAGTCAACCGCACGTCTAGGGAATTAGTATCACGCACGGACACGATGAACGGGGACAGACATGTGGCGAGCTAGCCCACCATCTCTCATTTCACTACGGGCTCGGTGTCTTGCCGCCTCATGCAATAGCGCTAATCACAGTCCTATCATGTGGAGACGGGGTGTCGAGCTGCTGTTATTGATGctctaataatataattatactagaATGTTTAATATaaacaatgatgaaaaaaaataacttaattctctatcaaataaaaagcaatactactattattcaagaaaaatgtagtactaaaatttttaattattaatatgaaaGTCATATACTTCTGATTTTTTTGAGCAATGTGTTAGTGTGTCCACCCATGGTTAGTGTGTCTCATTGTCATGCTCCAACATTGAAGTAGgcaataatatttgaattattgacTATAGTTTATAGTTCATGTATGGATGTCCCGTCTCAAATTTATGAGTCAAGTTATCTCATTTTTTGAGGTGCCTATAAATTAACGAGtttagattaattattaagaCTATTGATGTATACCCTCGTCTTGAAGCCCCAAAAAAGTGAAGATCTAAGCTTACATGCATATGCACTAACATGCATATAACCTTTTACATACTAAGTAAATTGATATATGTAGTAAATTGGAAAGAACATGATGGCGTAAATCAGAAGAGATGCATGCGCATATCAGTATTGGAGGGAAAATTGGGATATGGTAAAGTTGGAATTGGGAAAAGTGTAATTTCATCATATAAATTGTTTGTAGGTccaatgtaatgaaaaatattgcCCAACTCATATTATGATAATGGAGTCATTAAAGCAGAAATTTATGGCATTTTGTGCTATCATTCCATGCAATGATGGCGAATCACTGAATCCAAATCGGTCCCTTTGTGGTAATTCAAACTAGTAAATGATGGTTCGTGGATAAAATATAGTTCTCCTTCTGTATCATCTAACTTGGGTCAAAACTTTTGGatataaagataaagaaatttaaaaagtaggaaagatgaataaaatagaaaggataaaaagagaataagaTAGATGATAGACTAAAATAAGAATGATTAAatgttttgtattttgtcaaaaaaggaaatgactcaacttagttggaatggagggagtactagtactataaaaatattcgTATACACTGGCGGATCCGGGGGCAAGAGGGGGTGGTCGCCCCCTCCGTGCGACTAATTTCTCATTATCGAGATGTAAAATTACCATATCCGCCCACTCCATTTCCATCTGATGTCGCCCCGAACATCGAAAAAAATAGCCACGTCCAAACTAAATCAagctagtactatatattccGCCCCCTCCGTTTCCGAATCCTCGATCCACCACTGTTCGTATTACAAATGGattttttgacaaattatCTTTCGTCTGTCATTACGCCTCAACAGGCGACGGAATATATGGAACAACACATGACCGGTGGAACATCGCCATTGGTAGGTCTCGATAAAATTCACCAACGGTCGATAATTTGTTTATGAACGTTGCTTACAT is drawn from Salvia hispanica cultivar TCC Black 2014 chromosome 6, UniMelb_Shisp_WGS_1.0, whole genome shotgun sequence and contains these coding sequences:
- the LOC125193125 gene encoding protein kinase PINOID-like — protein: MLIDDCEGAYSMSSSDTTTISHCASFSRLSFEMPSSSPEQQAALRPHRSSDSSFLAIRLKPNLSFRDFSFVRQIGSGDIGRVYLCRLRGGAEEGRLYAMKVVDNDVLKVKKKTQRAETERKIMRMLDHPFLPTLFAEFEASHFSCVVMEYCAGGDLHSLRHKQPNKRFSLSSARFYAAEVLVALEYLHMLGIIYRDLKPENVLVRSDGHIMLTDFDLSLCSDATPAVESPDFSPDSLSSPRAAAPRAFTPFSCISDRFFRSRKIQTLAANRLFVAEPVSARSCSFVGTHEYVAPEVASGRSHGNAVDWWALGIFIYEMIYGRTPFAGANNESTLRSILKNPLSFPSDAPCSQSESHARDLISGLLAKDPARRLGSKRGAADVKTHPFFRGLNFALIRTVTPPSVAGMRRQKTAPVAARRPASPFGVF